A section of the Humulus lupulus chromosome 2, drHumLupu1.1, whole genome shotgun sequence genome encodes:
- the LOC133814996 gene encoding PHD finger protein EHD3-like produces MDDLKNCSRRPWKIVLEHMYQSLSESEGGMHGCIQDALEFFPDINHVARAKCDHHIENRESCSSQPHSLLKGFQKEASGQVGVVSNGHLDSLKHRSVTEMCHHACFDILTSEKFTSLCKLLLENFQEMKIDRFFDVTLINSRMKAGAYNHSPMLFHSDIQQGLGKLQAVGAEMVSLAKNLSDFLSSCYSKQVGGLVRSASEDGKQEFCRWESDAHTKVDRGEDCCEYRTCPCRRCGYKADGRDCLVCDSCEEMYHISCIELAVEEIPPKSWYCAACTACGIRSHRENCVVCERMNKTVGKGVGNGSSCTNEEALELGDDSNCGTGEEKRDTRRCLTKKQLKSYGTTGWYCPSCLCRSCLTNKDDDDIIICDGCDCAYHIYCLKPELTSFPEGQWFCRSCADKLHAIRTAKRAYENYENKQKKKRSGRILTFENHGKWKSKGIMGSDKGGGMEMLLTAVNTLNYEEDLAGI; encoded by the exons ATGGATGATTTGAAAAATTGTTCACGGAGGCCTTGGAAAATTGTTTTGGAGCATATGTATCAGTCTTTAAGTGAGAGTGAAGGTGGTATGCATGGATGCATTCAAGATGCACTTGAATTCTTTCCTGATATTAATCATGTAGCAAGAGCTAAGTGTGATCATCACATTGAGAATAGAGAGAGCTGCAGTTCACAACCACATAGTCTCTTAAAAGGATTTCAGAAAGAAGCTAGTGGGCAAGTGGGTGTTGTATCCAATGGACATTTAGATAGCTTAAAGCATCGCTCAGTCACTGAGATGTGTCATCATGCTTGTTTTGATATTCTAACATCAGAAAAGTTTACCTCACTCTGCAAGCTTTTGTTAGAAAACTTCCAAGAAATGAAGATTGACAGATTTTTTGACGTTACTCTTATAAACTCAAGGATGAAAGCTGGAGCCTACAACCATTCTCCTATGCTATTCCATTCAGATATTCAACAGGGTTTGGGAAAGCTTCAAGCAGTTGGTGCTGAGATGGTTTCTCTTGCGAAAAACCTCTCTGATTTTTTGAGTTCTTGCTATAGTAAGCAGGTGGGGGGTTTAGTTCGCAGCGCATCTGAAGATGGAAAACAAGAGTTCTGCCGCTGGGAATCTGACGCTCACACTAAGGTGGATCGGGGAGAGGATTGTTGTGAATACAGAACTTGCCCTTGTAGGCGTTGTGGATACAAAGCAGATGGGAGGGACTGTCTAGTTTGTGATTCATGTGAGGAGATGTATCACATATCCTGCATTGAACTAGCTGTTGAAGAGATTCCCCCAAAAAGTTGGTATTGTGCTGCTTGCACTGCCTGTGGAATTCGTTCACATCGTGAAAATTGTGTGGTGTGTGAGAGGATGAATAAGACTGTGGGCAAGGGTGTTGGTAATGGAAGTTCTTGTACAAATGAAGAGGCACTTGAACTGGGTGATGATTCAAACTGTGGTACAGGTGAAGAAAAA CGAGATACAAGAAG GTGTTTGACAAAAAAGCAGCTAAAATCGTATGGTACTACTGGCTGGTACTGCCCATCTTGCTTGTGCAGATCTTGTCTTACTAATAAAGATGATGATGATATCATTATATGTGATGGCTGCGATTGTGCGTACCATATCTATTGTCTGAAACCAGAACTGACTAGTTTTCCAGAGGGACAGTGGTTTTGCAGATCGTGTGCAGATAAATTGCATGCAATAAGGACAGCAAAAAGGGCATATGAGAATTATGAAAACAAACAGAAAAAGAAACGCAGTGGAAGAATATTGACATTTGAAAATCATGGAAAGTGGAAAAGTAAAGGAATCATGGGATCAGATAAAGGTGGAGGAATGGAGATGTTGTTAACTGCAGTCAATACTCTTAACTATGAAGAGGATTTGGCTGGCATTTAG